A stretch of DNA from Pseudomonadota bacterium:
AGCAGATGGGGGTGGCTGCGTTGAACGGCCCCAGCTCGAACACGGGCAGCGCATCGCCCCGGTTGTAGAAGTGGTGCTCTTTTACGTGGGTGAAGGGATGCATCTTGTAGTAGCGGCAGCGCAAGGCACCGCTGGGGTCGATGACCACGCTGGTGTTGTATCCCTTTGCCTCACCGTCGGGGGTGACCCCCTGTGAGACCTCTAGATCGCAGGTCTCGGGGAAGGTGCCCTGCACCCAGGCGCCACGACGCTTTGCGAGGTCTTGGCAGAACTGGAAGGTCTTCCCCTCCGCGTCTTCCCACAGGGTGCGGTCCTTGGTATAGCCGGTCGAGAACATCTCGGGCAGGCAGATGAGCTCGGGCTTCTGGTCTCCCAGCGCGTCGAGCATGCGGTCGACCTTTGCAAAGTTGGCTTCCGGGTCTTGCCATATCGTGTCGGTCTGGACGAGGGCGACTTTCATGTGTGGGCTCCTTCGTGTGGTTGTACAGGCAGCGCGCGGCTCAACGGCCTGCCGCCGCCAGACGGGCGCGCAACGGCTGCATGCGCCGGCCGGCTTCGCGCAGGGTCTCGAGGCTCTTGCAGAAGGCGAAGCGCGCCAGGAAGCGCCCTTCTTCCTTGTGGGCATAGAATGCGGAGGTGGGAATGGCGGCCACGCCGAGCTCCTTCGTGAGCATGCGGCAGAACGTCACGTCGTCGTCGAAGCCGAACGGGCGGATGTCAGCCAGGATGAAGTACGTTCCCTGGGGCAGACGTACGTCGAATCCCACATCGCGCAAGATATCGTAGAGGGTCTGGCGGCGCTCAGCGTACTCGTGGGCCAGGGTGGGCAGGTACTCCTCGGTGCGCTGCACGGCTTCGGCCATGGCCACCTGCAGGGGTGTCGCCGAGCAGAAGGTGACGAACTGGTGAGCGCTGCGCACCGCTTTTGAGAGCGGCGCGGGCGCGAGCACGTACCCGATCTTCCAGCCGGTCATGCTGAAGGTCTTGGCCGTCGACGAGATGATGAGGGTGCGCTCGCGCATGCCGGGAAGCGACGCCATCGAGATGTGCGCGTGGCCGTCGAAGGTGAGATGCTCATACACCTCGTCGGTGACCACGAGCGTGTCGTGGCGCTTTGCCAGCGCGGCGATGGTCTCGAGCTCGGCTCGGCTGAACACCTTGCCGGAGGGGTTGTTCGGGGTGTTCACCATGATGAATCGGGTGCGCTCGGTGAAGGCCGCCTCGAGGGTGGCCACATCGAAGGTCATGTCCGGCCAGCGCAGCGGCACGTAGCG
This window harbors:
- a CDS encoding carbon-nitrogen family hydrolase, which gives rise to MKVALVQTDTIWQDPEANFAKVDRMLDALGDQKPELICLPEMFSTGYTKDRTLWEDAEGKTFQFCQDLAKRRGAWVQGTFPETCDLEVSQGVTPDGEAKGYNTSVVIDPSGALRCRYYKMHPFTHVKEHHFYNRGDALPVFELGPFNAATPICYDLRFPEIFRQAAFRGANLFIVPANWPVERKHHWRALAIARAIENLSYVVAINRVGTGGGLTYAGPSLVISPQGDVLMETDGTELIAMVDIDRDEVTRTRERFGFLNDMRADLFPDLFSHATQHAHA
- a CDS encoding aminotransferase class I/II-fold pyridoxal phosphate-dependent enzyme, coding for MVRTVAQKLEPFGVSIFSEMTQLANAHQAVNLSQGFPDFDGPDWLKEAATRAIHNGPNQYAPSHGLPALRAAIAEKTQRVYGLDYDRDTEITVVSGATEAIHSVFAGLIDPGDEVILFEPFYDSYPACAAMAGATVRYVPLRWPDMTFDVATLEAAFTERTRFIMVNTPNNPSGKVFSRAELETIAALAKRHDTLVVTDEVYEHLTFDGHAHISMASLPGMRERTLIISSTAKTFSMTGWKIGYVLAPAPLSKAVRSAHQFVTFCSATPLQVAMAEAVQRTEEYLPTLAHEYAERRQTLYDILRDVGFDVRLPQGTYFILADIRPFGFDDDVTFCRMLTKELGVAAIPTSAFYAHKEEGRFLARFAFCKSLETLREAGRRMQPLRARLAAAGR